A single window of Colletes latitarsis isolate SP2378_abdomen chromosome 6, iyColLati1, whole genome shotgun sequence DNA harbors:
- the LOC143342571 gene encoding uncharacterized protein LOC143342571, protein MEEHFATLKLLDSDTDCKLTKAVSYSELPSSRRIHVEQSYFENPSDLIRQYSCEQIFYKNATTRQLKISEVVHTANKEYRKEWQATIPYSDTLNAPNWPLYKPSNVIQSSNLTPNDRSNEIEYMEIDNVNSAKEPTSTNTNPIDKQESVPCPESRSEQCDTTKEKTKSSYSEVKKNLRSLVPKREVPLKKKINMCYCNLACLCITPIIVGIIALFLNPVTNTYCNRATLFSNATTEMQQKIYGQTNAIFDITYALNQDIYHLKVVCLIGGTGVGKSYTVEIIKKNFPHKKRILTYDLKLEDKNKLTSFDSYELLIIENLKLKNLDILANLLDILIKNKENCITVFAIFNVEGVDDYLEREVDLAKSKDIITKAFIKEQIDLFVVPYIPLSEQALEMCIMDVARQSDLQLSQDQINEIKHSLLLSGSGCKGAYAKTQIIGRD, encoded by the exons ATGGAAGAACATTTTGCAACATTGAAATTATTGGATTCGGATACTGATTGTAAATTGACCAAAGCTGTTAGCTATTCCGAATTGCCGTCTTCTCGTAGAATTCACGTGGAACAATCTTATTTTGAAAATCCATCTGACTTGATCAGACAATACAGTTgtgaacaaattttttacaaaaatgcAACCACCAG GCAATTGAAGATATCAGAGGTGGTGCATACTGCGAATAAGGAATATAGAAAAGAATGGCAGGCAACAATTCCATATTCTGATACTTTAAACGCCCCTAACTGGCCATTATATAAGCCCAGTAATGTAATACAATCGTCAAACCTTACACCAAACGACAGGTCAAATGAAATAGAATATATGGAAATTGATAATGTGAATTCTGCGAAGGAACCTACATCGACAAACACAAATCCAATTGATAAACAGGAGTCTGTGCCCTGTCCTGAGTCCAGGTCAGAACAATGCGATACTACAAAAGAAAAGACTAAAAGTTCATATTCAGAAGTAAAAAAGAACCTTAGATCGTTAGTACCAAAAAGAGAAgtaccattaaaaaaaaaaataaacatgtGCTACTGTAACTTAGCATGTTTATGTATAACTCCAATTATCGTGGGAATAATTGCATTATTTTTGAACCCTGTTACGAACACATATTGCAACCGTGCTACACTGTTCTCAAATGCTACCACTGAAATGCAACAAAAAATATATGGACAAACGAACGCGATTTTCGATATTACCTACGCTTTAAATCAGGATATTTATCATTTAAAGGTCGTTTGTCTCATAGGTGGAACGGGTGTTGGAAAATCTTATACCgtcgaaattataaaaaaaaattttccgcataaaaaaagaattctgacgtacgatttaaaatTGGAAGATAAAAACAAATTAACCTCGTTCGATTCTTACGAATTACTGATCATAGAGAATTTAAAACTGAAAAATTTAGATATTCTTGCTAATCTATTggatatattaattaaaaacaaagAGAATTGCATTACAGTATTTGCCATTTTTAACGTAGAAGGTGTAGATGATTATTTAGAACGGGAAGTGGATTTAGCGAAAAGCAAAGATATTATTACCAAGGCTTTTATCAAAGAACAAATCGATTTATTTGTCGTTCCGTATATACCTTTAAGCGAACAGGCACTAGAGATGTGTATAATGGACGTAGCGCGGCAAAGTGATTTGCAACTATCGCAAGATCAAATTAACGAGATTAAACATAGTTTATTACTTTCTGGCAGCGGTTGCAAAGGAGCTTATGCGAAGACGCAGATTATTGGTAGAGACTGA
- the LOC143342570 gene encoding protein GPR107 isoform X1 produces MQSKQLLIQCLWIVSMFVLADARIHKLEIRKDIRSHIALSTFGFYKGGILAVHLSNFKAEPFDENAVFGFSLDRTLNDAMNPYLDNHQERCVLQNISNVKTDLEQRNKNAVIYFTMDLKNSLLKVNCSRNVHTAHIYRDTDMLLDYRRKRDSFPTRFSDTVLFPRRKRYTSHGVDRSVIEEEFESRSESNACQLQLPLIVKTIKGEKYYNTSFVMYVGSEEEEGLYNLYFHNCPNYKYNSQVALDFTIQISEINSGNFLSAGEMPLPALYFMMALLFFLSGCFWVFILKKSKHPVFKSHYLMAVLVYLKSLSLLFHGINYHFIQTKGEHVAAWAILYYITHLLKGAVLFITIVLVGTGWTFIKHILVGKDKKLFMIVIPLQVLANVAEIIIEESEEGDIEHETWRDVFILVDLLCCGAILFPVVWSIKHLQEAADTDGKAAVNLRKLKLFRHFYMMIVCYIYLTRIIVFLLKITIPFQYEWLDEMFREMATYVFFVVTGYKFRPASANSYFTLTTDETPQADEDDEMDVVFFSSVSRGSGITEGLSKVSKVSKVLRPTTSDVPSTQEERDSLFNKTEPSHEYD; encoded by the exons ATGCAATCGAAACAACTGCTGATACAATGTCTCTGGATTGTGTCGATGTTCGTACTTGCTGACGCCAGAATACACAAACTTGAAATACGG AAAGACATACGAAGTCATATTGCCCTGAGTACGTTTGGTTTCTATAAGGGTGGTATTCTCGCTGTTCATTTGTCGAATTTCAAGGCCGAGCCTTTCGACGAAAATGCTGTG TTTGGGTTCAGTTTGGATCGAACGTTAAACGACGCGATGAATCCGTATCTAGATAATCACCAAGAAAGATGTGTGCTACAAAATATTTCGAACGTCAAGACCGATCTCGAGCAGAGGAACAAGAACGCGGTCATATATTTCACAATGGACTTGAAGAACTCATT GTTAAAAGTGAACTGCAGTCGGAACGTTCATACTGCACATATCTACAGAGATACTGACATGTTGTTAGATTATCGAAGGAAGAGAGACTCTTTCCCGACTAGGTTTAGCGACACTGTTCTTTTCCCACGGAGGAAACGCTATACTTCACACG GTGTCGATAGATCCGTTATCGAGGAAGAATTTGAATCTAGATCAGAAAGTAACGCTTGCCAGTTGCAACTACCGCTGATCGTGAAAACGATAAAAGGAGAAAAGTATTACAATACAAGCTTCGTGATGTATGTCGGCAGCGAGGAAGAAGAGGGTCTTTATAATCTTTACTTTCACAATTGTccaaattataaatacaattcTCAAGTTGCGTTAGACTTCACG ATACAAATATCGGAGATTAATAGCGGAAATTTCCTAAGCGCGGGAGAAATGCCTTTGCCCGCTTTGTATTTTATGATGGCGCTGTTATTCTTTTTATCGGGTTGTTTCTGGGTATTTATTCTTAAAAAGAGCAA GCATCCCGTTTTCAAGAGCCACTACCTAATGGCAGTTTTGGTCTATTTGAAATCTTTGTCGCTGCTCTTCCATGGGATTAATTATCATTTTATTCAAACGAAAGGGGAACACGTGGCTGCATGGGCGATACTATATTATATCACGCATTTACTCAAAGGAGCCGTGCTTTTCATTACGATTGTTCTTGTTGGCACAGGATGGACGTTTATTAAACACATTCTAGTCGGCAAAGACAAAAAGCTCTTTATGATCGTGATACCGTTACAA GTATTAGCGAACGTagctgaaataataatcgaggAAAGCGAGGAGGGAGACATCGAACACGAGACTTGGCGGGATGTTTTTATTCTTGTCGACTTGCTTTGCTGCGGTGCTATTCTATTTCCAGTAGTTTGGAGTATCAAGCACCTACAGGAGGCTGCAGATACGGACGGCAAGGCAGCTGTGAATTTACGCAAACTTAAGCTTTTTAGGCATTTCTATATGATGATAGTTTGTTACATTTACTTAACGAGAATCATAGTGTTCTTACTCAAG ATCACGATACCTTTTCAATACGAGTGGTTGGACGAAATGTTCCGAGAAATGGCCACTTACGTATTTTTTGTTGTTACCGGATACAAATTCCGACCAGCCTCCGCTAATTCATACTTTACTTTAACCACCGACGAAACGCCCCAGGCCGACGAAGATGACGAAATGGATGTCGT TTTTTTTTCCAGTGTTTCCAGAGGTAGCGGCATCACGGAGGGTCTTAGCAAAGTTAGCAAAGTTAGCAAAGTTTTGAGGCCCACTACTTCGGACGTTCCATCCACTCAGGAGGAAAGGGACTCTTTGTTCAATAAGACAGAACCTTCTCACGAATACGATTGA
- the LOC143342570 gene encoding protein GPR107 isoform X2, with the protein MQSKQLLIQCLWIVSMFVLADARIHKLEIRKDIRSHIALSTFGFYKGGILAVHLSNFKAEPFDENAVFGFSLDRTLNDAMNPYLDNHQERCVLQNISNVKTDLEQRNKNAVIYFTMDLKNSLLKVNCSRNVHTAHIYRDTDMLLDYRRKRDSFPTRFSDTVLFPRRKRYTSHGVDRSVIEEEFESRSESNACQLQLPLIVKTIKGEKYYNTSFVMYVGSEEEEGLYNLYFHNCPNYKYNSQVALDFTIQISEINSGNFLSAGEMPLPALYFMMALLFFLSGCFWVFILKKSKHPVFKSHYLMAVLVYLKSLSLLFHGINYHFIQTKGEHVAAWAILYYITHLLKGAVLFITIVLVGTGWTFIKHILVGKDKKLFMIVIPLQVLANVAEIIIEESEEGDIEHETWRDVFILVDLLCCGAILFPVVWSIKHLQEAADTDGKAAVNLRKLKLFRHFYMMIVCYIYLTRIIVFLLKITIPFQYEWLDEMFREMATYVFFVVTGYKFRPASANSYFTLTTDETPQADEDDEMDVVVSRGSGITEGLSKVSKVSKVLRPTTSDVPSTQEERDSLFNKTEPSHEYD; encoded by the exons ATGCAATCGAAACAACTGCTGATACAATGTCTCTGGATTGTGTCGATGTTCGTACTTGCTGACGCCAGAATACACAAACTTGAAATACGG AAAGACATACGAAGTCATATTGCCCTGAGTACGTTTGGTTTCTATAAGGGTGGTATTCTCGCTGTTCATTTGTCGAATTTCAAGGCCGAGCCTTTCGACGAAAATGCTGTG TTTGGGTTCAGTTTGGATCGAACGTTAAACGACGCGATGAATCCGTATCTAGATAATCACCAAGAAAGATGTGTGCTACAAAATATTTCGAACGTCAAGACCGATCTCGAGCAGAGGAACAAGAACGCGGTCATATATTTCACAATGGACTTGAAGAACTCATT GTTAAAAGTGAACTGCAGTCGGAACGTTCATACTGCACATATCTACAGAGATACTGACATGTTGTTAGATTATCGAAGGAAGAGAGACTCTTTCCCGACTAGGTTTAGCGACACTGTTCTTTTCCCACGGAGGAAACGCTATACTTCACACG GTGTCGATAGATCCGTTATCGAGGAAGAATTTGAATCTAGATCAGAAAGTAACGCTTGCCAGTTGCAACTACCGCTGATCGTGAAAACGATAAAAGGAGAAAAGTATTACAATACAAGCTTCGTGATGTATGTCGGCAGCGAGGAAGAAGAGGGTCTTTATAATCTTTACTTTCACAATTGTccaaattataaatacaattcTCAAGTTGCGTTAGACTTCACG ATACAAATATCGGAGATTAATAGCGGAAATTTCCTAAGCGCGGGAGAAATGCCTTTGCCCGCTTTGTATTTTATGATGGCGCTGTTATTCTTTTTATCGGGTTGTTTCTGGGTATTTATTCTTAAAAAGAGCAA GCATCCCGTTTTCAAGAGCCACTACCTAATGGCAGTTTTGGTCTATTTGAAATCTTTGTCGCTGCTCTTCCATGGGATTAATTATCATTTTATTCAAACGAAAGGGGAACACGTGGCTGCATGGGCGATACTATATTATATCACGCATTTACTCAAAGGAGCCGTGCTTTTCATTACGATTGTTCTTGTTGGCACAGGATGGACGTTTATTAAACACATTCTAGTCGGCAAAGACAAAAAGCTCTTTATGATCGTGATACCGTTACAA GTATTAGCGAACGTagctgaaataataatcgaggAAAGCGAGGAGGGAGACATCGAACACGAGACTTGGCGGGATGTTTTTATTCTTGTCGACTTGCTTTGCTGCGGTGCTATTCTATTTCCAGTAGTTTGGAGTATCAAGCACCTACAGGAGGCTGCAGATACGGACGGCAAGGCAGCTGTGAATTTACGCAAACTTAAGCTTTTTAGGCATTTCTATATGATGATAGTTTGTTACATTTACTTAACGAGAATCATAGTGTTCTTACTCAAG ATCACGATACCTTTTCAATACGAGTGGTTGGACGAAATGTTCCGAGAAATGGCCACTTACGTATTTTTTGTTGTTACCGGATACAAATTCCGACCAGCCTCCGCTAATTCATACTTTACTTTAACCACCGACGAAACGCCCCAGGCCGACGAAGATGACGAAATGGATGTCGT TGTTTCCAGAGGTAGCGGCATCACGGAGGGTCTTAGCAAAGTTAGCAAAGTTAGCAAAGTTTTGAGGCCCACTACTTCGGACGTTCCATCCACTCAGGAGGAAAGGGACTCTTTGTTCAATAAGACAGAACCTTCTCACGAATACGATTGA